The following proteins come from a genomic window of Musa acuminata AAA Group cultivar baxijiao chromosome BXJ1-7, Cavendish_Baxijiao_AAA, whole genome shotgun sequence:
- the LOC135678364 gene encoding phosphatidylinositol 4-kinase gamma 5-like: protein MSFNLDSPVQTQMAVSVLKHTTSGDLCGNRIGEGKPVGRRRVFIQTETGCVLGLELDRQDNAHTVKRKLQIALNVPTEESSLTFGDLVLKNDLSAIRGDSPLLLSRNSMHRSSSTPCLSPSIKDHQQRDSSGPIEILGCSSRCDRMKQLVKDAVKAIKSGVDPIPVHNGLGGAYYFRNSNGDNVAIVKPTDEEPFAPNNPKGFIGKALGQPGLKRSVRVGETGFREVAAYLLDYGNFANVPPTALVKITHSVFHVNDGMNNNSGARHCSRKQQVISKIASFQQFIPHDFDASDHGTSSFPVAAIHRIGILDIRIFNTDRHAGNLLVRKLENGIGRFGGRMELIPIDHGLCLPESLEDPYFEWIHWPQASVPFSKDELEYIATLDPMKDSDMLRMELPMIREACLRVLVLCTIFLKEAAAFGLCLAEIGEMMSREFRGMEEEPSELEGICIEAMRLAAEREGFCPKPVLEEEEDFQFQMECNEDDQHVMYNSLHSFDFGLNGGCPRSLLSRLEESMEEEEENDEENKESSVTGFPQVCEKLLYVSELSASLKGVSITGKTRRNQVGTQNRNTFSTGKAYDRDGGGIQSVNSRSADETLPSSVSFVRLADIDEEEWAVFLENFQELLPNAFQHRKCLTTGQRQMQRLGSSCQF, encoded by the coding sequence ATGTCTTTTAATTTGGACAGCCCTGTTCAGACCCAGATGGCAGTTTCAGTCTTAAAACATACCACAAGTGGTGATTTATGTGGTAACAGAATTGGCGAAGGAAAACCGGTGGGGCGGCGTCGGGTGTTTATCCAGACCGAGACGGGCTGTGTGTTGGGTCTCGAGTTGGACCGCCAGGACAATGCCCACACCGTGAAGAGGAAGCTGCAGATTGCACTCAATGTTCCCACTGAGGAGAGCTCACTCACTTTTGGTGATCTTGTGTTAAAGAATGACCTCAGTGCCATCCGGGGCGATTCCCCGTTGCTTCTCTCGAGGAACTCGATGCACAGGAGTTCCTCGACCCCGTGCCTGTCCCCGAGCATAAAAGATCATCAACAGAGGGATTCCAGTGGGCCGATTGAGATATTGGGTTGCTCAAGCCGCTGTGACCGGATGAAACAGCTCGTCAAGGATGCCGTGAAGGCCATTAAGAGTGGTGTCGATCCCATTCCTGTTCACAATGGGCTCGGAGGTGCCTACTATTTCAGGAATAGCAATGGTGACAATGTTGCAATCGTCAAGCCAACGGACGAGGAACCATTTGCGCCTAACAATCCAAAAGGTTTCATTGGTAAAGCCCTTGGCCAGCCAGGTCTGAAAAGATCTGTACGTGTTGGTGAGACGGGCTTCAGGGAGGTTGCCGCATACCTTTTGGACTATGGAAACTTTGCAAATGTTCCTCCGACAGCTCTTGTAAAGATAACCCACTCGGTGTTCCATGTCAACGATGGAATGAATAATAACAGTGGAGCCAGGCACTGCAGCAGAAAGCAGCAGGTGATCAGCAAGATTGCTTCTTTCCAGCAGTTCATTCCTCATGATTTTGATGCCAGTGACCATGGCACATCGAGCTTCCCTGTTGCTGCGATACACAGAATTGGGATACTTGATATAAGAATTTTCAACACAGATAGGCATGCTGGAAACTTGTTGGTGaggaagcttgaaaatgggattgGTAGGTTTGGGGGAAGGATGGAACTGATCCCTATAGATCATGGCCTCTGCCTGCCGGAGAGCTTGGAGGATCCCTATTTTGAGTGGATCCACTGGCCACAGGCATCAGTACCATTTTCCAAGGATGAGCTAGAATATATTGCCACTCTTGATCCGATGAAAGATTCTGACATGCTTCGGATGGAATTGCCAATGATCCGAGAAGCCTGCCTCAGAGTCTTGGTCTTGTGCACAATTTTCCTCAAGGAAGCAGCAGCTTTTGGGCTTTGCCTAGCGGAGATCGGTGAGATGATGAGCAGAGAGTTCAGGGGAATGGAAGAAGAACCTAGTGAGCTGGAGGGCATATGCATCGAGGCAATGAGGTTAGCAGCAGAAAGAGAGGGGTTTTGTCCAAAACCTGtgctagaggaggaagaagatttcCAGTTTCAGATGGAATGCAATGAGGATGATCAGCATGTGATGTATAATTCATTGCATTCGTTCGACTTTGGACTGAATGGAGGATGCCCCAGAAGCCTTCTGTCAAGGTTGGAGGAGAgcatggaggaagaagaggaaaatgATGAGGAGAACAAAGAGAGCAGTGTCACCGGCTTCCCACAAGTTTGTGAGAAACTTCTGTATGTTTCCGAGCTTTCGGCATCACTGAAAGGTGTCAGCATCACTGGAAAGACTCGGAGGAACCAGGTTGGAACACAGAACAGGAATACTTTTAGTACCGGTAAGGCATACGATAGGGATGGTGGAGGCATTCAATCTGTGAATAGTAGGAGTGCTGATGAAACACTTCCTTCTAGCGTGAGTTTTGTGAGGCTGGCAGACATAGATGAAGAGGAATGGGCAGTTTTTCTTGAGAATTTCCAGGAGTTGTTGCCAAACGCATTCCAGCATCGGAAGTGTTTGACCACGGGGCAAAGGCAGATGCAGAGACTGGGCTCTTCTTGTCAGTTTTGA